Within the Montipora foliosa isolate CH-2021 chromosome 11, ASM3666993v2, whole genome shotgun sequence genome, the region AGCCACGGTAACGATAAGGTCCCGTTTACACCACGTCACAGCTTTTTGGCATTCTGAGTGCGCACTAGACCACTCAGCCACGTTGACGGAGTTGCTattatcagaaataacacaacgttttttaaaaaatacatgtttcaacataatcttctgtcatcttcagtttgaattacaaagtacaaaatTGAATATTTAGTGTGCGCAAAATGCTAATAAactataagaacaaaaggaaatccgacaatgtaaaatattacaaagaaagttttaatttgacatgataaagttgatgatttaGTGTAGGTTTTTCCCATTGAATGTGACTaacttcttttatcttaagctgGACGGTGGTGGAAGCGCGATCAATCATTAGAGCATGAAGTGGGTCATCGCTGAGAATTTTGTCAGTAAGTGTTtaaaaatgtgagaggccctatcactgaaCATGTGCTCATGTACGCGTGTGAaaaaatgccgggttgtttTGCCGATATAGCATgcattacagcccgcacacGAAAACTTGTATACCACACTCGCATGGAGCCCACGAAGGACAAGGTCTTTCACACCAAACATCCAAGTTACCGTAAAGTTGCCTGTAaatagatgacgccttttgacggtgtccctcaacgcgcgtgtgaaggtggccctttgtgtacccgacataacctgcatcgcacaggtcacacttgaataaataaacaacgtaTTGCTGGGTTACGATGTTAGGCTTGGGCTCACGCAAGCTTAGATCTTGTTTAAGCTTGCGGCTAGTAAACACGGGTTGAATGGTCTTTTGCACCTTGCTGCTAAGATCTCTAAGTTGCCGTTTGACAGACACTGCAGCATCCTGATCTTTATAGGGGATAACTATCCGGATAGCGTCATCGGTATGCTGTTTAGGCTGGTCCACTGCGACTCTagtgtgggaggcgcggtggcctcatggttagtgcgctcaactccggatcgagtggtccgggttcagggCCTaaccggggacattgtgttgtgttcttaggcaagacactttactctcacggtgcctctctccacccaggtgtataaatgggtaccggcgtaatgctgggggtaaccctgcgatggactagcatcccatccagggggggagtataaatactcctagtcgcttcatgctacggaaaccggagataagcgccggcctgatgggccttctaggctcgtagcagactttacctactgCGACTCTCGAGGTGATAAATCTGAACATTgtttgaaataagccaaaaacactttttatcagatttaattgactttttttgtcttttcttacAATATGCTACAAATATGCCCTAGCCTCAAAAATGGAAGAAGCCTCCTTTACTTCCATCAAAACGGTTTAATCAAGAAGTATCCATTCACAAGTCAACATAAAATATGTAATTTGAATTAAGGTTCTTTTCATCGTGGTTCATGACCTGTTGTATTTTAAGTCTATTTCAAATGTCTCAACTAAAATTCTGCGAAGAGACTACAGCTCAGTCATCGCATGTTTTGGTAAGCAGCACGACCTTTTGAcaagcaaaaatgtttccacATTTGTGCCTCAACAAAACGTTTTCGTAATCCCAAAACGCTTCAAATCAGAAAAACAATTGTTTATCCAAGAATCTGGATACTATTCTTGTCTAATAAGCAAAGATAAAGACCATAAAAACTTACCAGTTTCTCCATTTTTACTGGGCGCGAACTCACGTGTTAATTTaatgaattcaaaatggcgctagCCGTACCCGTGCGTGAAAATCGGGGTATCTTAAGGTGTCTTGTTTCAGTGTCAGATATCTCTGCCGTGAATTTAATCGTAGGGTGATATAGATTTGCTTGTGCGATGGAGGCCTTTATGTCCAGTTTACTTATGTCCCACAGGGAAAAGACATCAGCAATGTTGCGTTTCCAAACTGTAGGCTTTGAGACGACTTTGCTTagaatttctgtttcaattttaGCCATGAAAATATTGGCAAAAGAAACTGCTGTCTTGGTTCCCATAGCAGTCCCATGGGTTTGTAGGTAATGCCTTCCATTGAATTGGAGAGAATTTTCTTTAAGGATGAGTCTAAGCATTTCCCGCAggcattttttcttttgtttcttatgGTGAGAAGGTTTAGTCGGAGGTTTCTGATAGCTGGTAATGTTGTCGTCACTCTCTTCGTTGCTCTGTTCTGGTTCTGATTGTCCTTGGATGTCCAAGTGTTCATTTTCGTTCTCGAGTGAGCTAAGAGACGCTTCGTAATCCTCCTTCATTTCGTTTGAGAATAAGGATTTGTAACTTTCAAGCAAGACAGCGGTTTCGAATTTTACGATTCTCGTCAGTTGCTATATCTCGGTAGGTTGAGTGAAACTCTGAACTGTTCCATAAGTTGTGGTTTGTAAGAGGTTTTTATACCACCCTAACTCGTTACTTGGATCGAGAATGGTGGGGTCTGATTGGTTTCTTGCTAGCCAATCAGCTTGGTGTAGGCTCGATCCGTTTCAGCTTAAGCTTAAGCTGTGTTTTCCAAAAGGTTAAAACATAGAATTTGAGagtcttttgcttttttgtaaaatgttatAGCATATAATGATAGAAAATGTGCTTTTCTTGTGCTCTCCTCGGGGTGATGTGTTAattttttagctttcatttcgGGCAAGACGTGAGCAGACAAATGCGTCTGCATATTTTTTAATGTGTAAATTAGTGTTTTCACTGGCCGAGCAACCTTCCCACATATACTGATATAGCAACTGACGAGAATCGTACGATtcgaaaccgcggtcttgcTTGAAAGTTACAAATCCTTATTCACAAACGAAATGGAGGAGGATTACAACATTACCAGCTATCAGAAACCTCCGACTAAACCTTCTAACCATaaggaacaaaagaaaactggcaTTAAGAGGAAAGCGGGCGATGAAATTCCGACCACTACGGAAGCCAAAATTAAGAAGACGGAAGAATCCATCAAAACTGAAGAGGAACACGTGTCCAAAGCCACTACGATATTCTGCGCGGGCTAACATTCCAGCAGACGAAGAATTCAAAAAGGACataaaaaacattaaaacaaaaagctGAACGTGGATTCGTTGAAGCCCAAACAAGGTTTCATTATCGCCGTCTCGAGAAACAGAGAAGATTAAGAGAGGCTTTACTcacaaaatggcatttaatagaccttttcggcttgtacattttgttttcccaatacagatcatgtgataatactcaggaggcttggtcctttgttttgttcattaaaaagagtgcatgcaggcatattcatgcttgcatgccgtcattttaatgaacaaaacaaaggaccaaacctcctgagtattatcacatgatctgtattgggaaaacaaaatgtacaagccgaaaaggtctattcaaaTCAATCCGCACTTCGCCAAAGTTTTAAAGAACCACCTATCATTtcgtacaaaaaaggaaaatccttaaAAGATCTGCTTGTTagagcaaaactataaaagGTTCTATACATGTATTCACACAAGAAGGGAATCAGTGCGGCCTGTCAATCCTTGCGTTTCTtataaagaagaaagaaatcTTCCAATAATATAGTCAGTTTTCGAAAAACCTCTGGGGAAAGGTACATTAAAAACCTGACGCTCAAATCAAATTAATCTCTCATGGTTTGAAATTTATACCGGTgaacaaactaaacaaaaacagaaTCCGAAGGAATTGTTGCAGGATTTTGAGATTTTCGCAAGACGAATGCGTCTTAAATACAAGTTCTATGGACGCCATAGAAACGTTCACCCTTTCTACGTTAAATCAAACTGGAATCCACCAGTTCAAAAATCAGTCGCCCTCGAAAGCTACCTTGAGGAGATTAAATTACTACTAACGGAAATACAAAtaacaaaccaaaacaaaacttgTCACGCAACGAGCAAAAGGCACTAAAtgaattgaaacaaaataatgatattAACCTGAAAAAAGCGGACAAGGGCAGCACCACTGTCATCATGAacaaaactgacaaaataaaGGAGGGAGAAAACCTCCTTAACGACGAACAAAGCTACAGACGTCTCACAGAACCCATGGTGAAAGGAACTCACAACAAGGTGTTGCACTTATAACTGACCTACAACGTGAAAACCACATTGATGACATGACCAAAAAATGGCTCTCACAAACACCGAACCCACCTAGAATACCAGAGTTTTATACTcaaacgaaaattcacaaaccaacCATAACAGCGAGACCAATCATCTCGGGCTGTGATGGACCTACAAAAAGAATTTCATCTTTCGTTGACTCATTGCTACAACCAATATCCAAATCACAGAAGTCATACGTTAAAGATACAACTAATTTTataaatttcattgaaaaaacaAAGGTGAAAAAAACGAACATTTCTTGTATCAATGGATGTCGCAAGTCTCTACACAAACATACCACAGGAAGAGGGAATCGATATAGTGTGCACAGCATACGCcaactttcacaaaaataaccctCCGATTCCTACAAAATACCTGCGGGAAATGCTTAGACTCATCCTTAAAGAAAATTCTTTCCAATTCAGTGGAAGGCATTACCTACAAACCCATGGGACTGCTATGGGAACCAAGACAGCAGTTTCTTTTGCCAATATTTTCATGGCtaaaattgaaacagaaattctAAGCAAAGTCGTCTCAAAACCTACAGTTTGGAAGCGCTACATTGATGATGTCTTTTTCCTGTGGGACATAAGTAAACCGGACATAGAGACCTCCATCGAACAAGCAAATTTACATCACCCTACGATTAAATTCACGGCAGAGATATCTGACACTGAAACTGTGTTTCTAGACACAATGGTATACAAAGGCACGAGATTCAAGGATCAATCAATCCTTGatgtaaaaacacattttaaacCAACGGAGACCTTCCAATATACGCATTTCACCCCTTGTCCCCCGCCAAGCATGAAAAACAGAGTCGTCAAATGCGAGGCCTTATGAATCCTTACAACAAACTCCTCAAAGGACACTTTCAAGGAAACATTTCGaaatttaaaagacatttgCGGGACAGAGGTTACCCACGCAATTTGGTAGAAAAACTACTatcagaaatcaaattcacaaggAGGGGCTCAGTGCTTAAAGGAAATAACAACACGCAAagatattttaccttttgtgaCACAATACCAGCCATCAGTGTCAAACTTAAGAGAAGCTTTACTcacaaaatggcatttaattcaaaatcaaTCCCTACTTCgccaaatttttaaagaaccacCTATCATTtcgtacaaaaaaggaaaatccttaaAAGATCTGCTTGTGagagcaaaactataaaagATTCTACACATGTTTTCACACAGGAAGGGAATCAGTGTGGCCTGTCACTCCTTGCATTTCTTATCTTAATTCCAATACcgtacacaaagaatcttaatcccgggataTTTGAATTGGGTTAGTCTATTTGGTCTATTctttattttcccacaaaaaaaaaaaaatcaaaattagcACTTTTCTGACCCTGAATGGGCACATTCCCCGAGCCTGTCACGTAATTTTAAATGGAAAGTTGGTTGAGAGTATATTTGTCACCAGCTTCATGTAAAATGAACACCCGAGAAACAAACCACAAAAGGTTGGAGTTATTTTGAAGTATTTAAGGGCCAAAATAACATGACGGCTAGATCCTCAGTTATGGAAGCAAGTAGTTTTGTCAAGTCCCTGATTAAGTGATTAACTAATCCTGGTGCAGATGCTTACAACACATGGCACAAATGTAAGAACTAGGACAGTATCTTAATACTACTGAAAGCACATGGTACTTCAACAATAATTCACATGTTTTTTGGTCTGACTGCTACTGAGGTATCAATGATTACATCATTTTTTTCAATAACCCATAGAAttgaagaaaggaaaatgaCATATTGACGCATCAGAATCCAAGTAGTTTTCTCACGATTTAGACatcatttctgaaaaaaaaaaaaaaaaaccttaaggaAACAAATAGTTTGTTAAATGGCAAAAATATCTGAAACGATTTGTGCTTAGTTCATAGCAACAATTGCTATCCAGTGTTTCTTTGACATGTAGACTGTAAGACGTCAATAGCTAAGTTTACTTTACAAACCTAACTGGCAATCAGCAATCAGTCGCACTGTCAGTCCATCATAACACAGCTCATACAGCTAGCTATCTGCTAATTAACTTGCTTATTAATAACATGTACAAAGTACAACGATTCATTCATTAACGATACACTTAAAAtagcacttaccattcttttcgcATTCGTGCTGCCCAAAAtcaaaggtgacatcatcgccaattaatacaaatggcgcccagtatttAATGGCGGAATAATTCTGTGTCCCCCGAAGAGATTTCATGGCATGGTGAAGAGCTAcacttgcactttttctatctgccaagtgttggtaGAAACTGGTCATGAACATCAAGGTCGCCCCATCgtcgattgcccagagtgacaccagaacagaccgggctccagcacacaggaaagccctggctattcccacaaCACCCACAGATTTCACCTCTCCCTTgccactatgacagcaactcaGCACAACCAGTTTTGCCTGAAGACGAACTGCGTGAACATCGCTCAACCTTAGCATGTAATCTTCCTCTGTGGGGATCTCGGATGTGCGTTCGTgatttggggccaaagcaatttctccaaatTTGCCATCTccatgtgcagcaatgtggattaaagCAACTGACGACATTCTCTTCAGAACCTCAGCTTTGgttgcattttttcctgtaagaggcacagcctgcagaagttctccaatCGTATGCACCTCTTTTTTTGCACATGGCAGCTGTTCATACATGGCTTCACCAGTGCCATAAGTGACTTCCTTCAAGCACGGATCTCCCACAAGCAGTGCTTCATTCTTACTTTGGAAGTCGTCAGGTGCACTAGCAATCACTTTTAAAGCGGTCAGCGAGGGGATTGCACGGATCCTAACAGAGTCACTCAATGCAGAAAaaggagccaagcaaaatggtccatccGGAACAAAGACTAAGTCATCACCCTGCAGCAAGTCTACGATAGGACTGACCAAAACATCATACAAGGGCTGCAAAGAGTTCACAGAGAAGCCCAAGGACTGAACGGTCTCCTCAGTAGTTTCCCTACTAAACGAGAAGTTGCTATGTTGTCTGTCAAGCGAACGATTCTCTCATTGTTCAACGGTCCCCGCACTTATCTGTTTCCAAGTAGTTTCCATCAGTGAGTCGGCACTTCCATTTTCGATTTGCTTTTGTCGAAAATGTATCTCACTACCTTCTCTTAGCAACCAGAAGCTGATCATGTTCCTgtcaagtgctgtgaaaataGTTTGAGAAGGTAGATCTTTCATTACATTCATCATACCTGCCGAAGAAGATTTCTCATCAACGCTATACTGCATCTTCAAAATGTCTGCCAAAGCCTGCGCTCGTCCTTGttcagcagcatacaaagcctcatcaacctctccattcttcaagagtCCTGTCCACAGGGCATCGTACGCAAACCGGTTTGTttcacgaaagcttattttccatgaATCCGCTGACTGAAGAAGGCGCCTTATTTCATCATACAAATTTACGCTTTGACGATAGTAATTAAGAGCTTTGCTCAAGGAGTCTGAAATTTCATGAACAAGACCGAGTTGATAACACGCTCTTGCCTGCCCTATGGGGTTCCCTGTTTCCTTGGAAATGCTAAAATATTTCCTGTTGAAGACAAGCGCTTTTTCAAGCTCACCTACATTGTAAAAAGCGTTGCCGAGGCTGCCATAGGAGCTTTCTTCTCCG harbors:
- the LOC137976724 gene encoding uncharacterized protein, whose product is MKEDYEASLSSLENENEHLDIQGQSEPEQSNEESDDNITSYQKPPTKPSHHKKQKKKCLREMLRLILKENSLQFNGRHYLQTHGTAMGTKTAVSFANIFMAKIETEILSKVVSKPTVWKRNIADVFSLWDINHLNSINPHIRFTSEEEKNGRISFLDTCLHLKEDGSTKVTVYRKPTHTDQYLNFHSNHHLQHKRAVVNTLLLRAQTLVSKEVDRVTEIRHVKQA